CTCTCCAGAAGGAGATGATCTTTTCATCTCTGCGGTGAAGAAATCGGCGGGTTTTTCGGGCGCAGTTTCTTCTACGCAGAGCGACTCGCCCCCAGAGATGAGCGCGGACATGCGCGGCCTTTCAAGCGGCGACGAGAGCGCGCTCGCCCTAAAGATGTTCTCTAAGAAAGACCGCAAGTTGCTGTCCGAAAATGAGTTACAGAGCATTCGCCTAAAAATCAACAGCCGCGAGCGCAAACGCATGCACGACTTAAACATCGCCATGGACGGCCTGCGCGAGGTCATGCCTTATGCGCATGGACCCTCAGTGCGCAAGCTCTCCAAGATCGCCACGCTGCTGCTGGCGCGCAACTATATCCTCATGCTTAGTAACTCGCTCGAAGAGATGAAGCGACTGGTAAGCGAGATTTACGGGGGCGGAGGTGGAGGCGGCAGCGGCGCACACCACGCGACCTTCCACCCGTCTGCCTGCGGCACTCTGGCACACGCCACAGCTCCACTGGCCAGCCATGCAGCTGCTGCTGCCGCCGCCGGATCTCATCCGGTTCACCACGCGCTGCTCCCGCCAACCGTATCCAGCGCGGCCGGTTCTCTATCAGCGCCAGGCCTTTCGGCCGTGGCCTCAGTCAGACCGCATCACGGACTCCTAAAGGCGCCGTCGGCCGGTGCAAGCCCTCTCACCTCGGGCTTCCAGCACTGGGGCGCGAGTATGCCGTGCCCGTGTAGCATGTGCCAGGTCCCTGCGCCTCACGTGCCCGCGATGAGCTCGGTCAGCATGCCGCGCCTGGCCAATGACTCTAAATGACTCAAGAACTTTTTTTGGACATTCGGATAAATATTAAGACTTTATATTAAGAGACATTTGAGGGCAGTTTCTGGTTTAATACCGCCTCATACACTTACTTGTGCCATAATCGGCTTTGTCTCCACAAATAAATTGCGGGTGCATTGGagcatttagaaaataaactCAGTGAAACTAACATAGATCTTTGCTAACCCGTTAGGTGAAGTAGGTTTTACAGCAGGGTACATTTATTTCTGAGTCCATTGTTTCTCTTTCAAGAAACAAACTTAGGAAGTAGGCTATAACCCAAACATCGGTGTtaagtgtaaataaatatgtaaatatgtagtgtttgtacagtatgagagcttttatataatgtattgAGTGAATTCGTTTACCTGGGACTGAAGACGTATTGCACCTGCTCATCTCTGtttatttccttctttctcCCTTCCTTcttttgcttcatttttttcttattttgctccTGTTTTACTGTTGTCACTGTTCCGACACAAAgaatgatcatttttattttttataaaagtgtgaaccaatatttatttacttattttcgATTGTACTTTAAATGATCCAAGaatttgctgtaaatgaactgtaaatgtagttaaataaaataattaataatactttcactttttttcttttcactcaaCTAGAAACTGATACTTTTGTACTGAAAaacaaatttgccccattgactccactcaaaacacaataaaactacgcattattattattattattattattatgtaggttggattttttttctccatacagttttttttttttttcattttaataaaggCTACTTATGAATATGTACgcaaaactgaaaaatacaaatttaaataaatactgatgGTGATTCTAATGCAAACTTAAGTGTGGACTGCGGAATTTAAGACCAACTTTAAGAAGTACGAACACATTTGAgaatatttaaatcattaaaaaacaagACTAAACCATTACACATGAAATTTAGCACATTAAATTACACTAATTGCAAaattcatcatcattattattattattattataacatttaatttgcGTATTTAGATAAACAAGTCGCATCCAAACGCATATATTAGTAACACAaatgtgtagtgtacagtaatattacaatatcctataaaataaaataattagcttGTAAATGATATTCACTGCCGAATATTACCTTAagtgaatattaaataaaatccatCACTTCGCCGCCCCAATAAGCCAAGACAAGCTCATCtcaatatttaaagaaaatcaaacaaataaagaaagaaacaaacaaacaataattcgGTACTATAACCAGACTAAACaaagctactactactactactactaataataataataataataataataataataataataggagaagaaggagaaggGGGCGGAGGAGGAAGAGATGATAATTTCGGCTTATATCAATGAAAATTGCCACTGCAGCTTGACACCTATAACATTGATATCTCAATTATTTCTGACCTGACGGTATATTAAGTCGATTTTTCTTCATACGATTTGTCTTAATCTATCTTTATCTTATGAATATAAAGGCCAGAGGAACCAGAAATCGCATTTGAATTTGGTAAAAGAAAAGATTCCAGGCCGCGATCTGACCAAATAAATTCAGGAGGATACCCTGGAATACATAACTAAACTCCAGCAGCTGGATAGCATATTTTTGCATCTTTTACAAATGTTTCATATGACCTTGTTTAGCTGGAACGATATGGAAATAAGATGGAATCTAAATATTCGTTGTTTcatattcatttgtttgttttccctcTGTCTTTAACCTAGATTAAAGGATTttcaagcacaaaaaaaatccacaaattcCAGACTTTGGTGGAAATATCACCATCATAAAGATCTAGCACCTATAATAACTCAGTTGGGCTGTTTTGTGGATCTAATCGGTAAAACGCGTTGTAAAACACAAAACCTATCACAATTTTCTAAGTTAATTTCATACTGAAAATTTAGCAGTTCACTCTTAGTGGGAACAGGGACGACTGTGGGACCTATTAAAACCTTGAAAATATGAAAACCCCAGACGTCTTcgggacttaaaaaaaataaattcaaaagtCTTCAAAGGCTACACAAATGTTTTCTTGAAAATGACCTAAAGACTTTTTAAGGAGTCCTGAGATTTAAATACCTTCTACAGACCACCTGACAGAACAATAGACTGTGTGTCCACCATACCTAGGCCAACAGGGAAATGAGAGCATCATCCAAAAGAAGTTCATCCCGTTGTCGTTTTTGTATTCCAGAGGCCATGTAAACTACCCAAATCGTTTCTATCCTAAACAGGTAGTTAATTAGTTAACGCCTGTTATGATAATGTAATAACAATAGCTAGTGTCAAATCTGTCTATCGGCATAAAGCCTTGAAGTTTTATGAGTATGACTCCATATTAAACTGAAGCAAGAGGTCTGCTAAATGTTTTGTCTCCCTTTACAAACATCTGCTTGTTAGCAATCTTCCCTGCCTAGCCCATGTGCTGTGCGTAAAAATGCAATTACCCTGAAAAGTAATGAGAATTACACGCTATCGCGTTTCCaaatttatgttaaatatagaagaaagaaagaaagaaagaaagaaagaaagaaaaatctccTAGAATTGCGAAGAAAATGTCCCGCTAATTAATTAACGAGCTGGATATCAGGAATTCAGTGTTATGttgttatttttgctttttttttttttttttggatggatAATGGATAATCAGCTTGGAAACAATGTGCCTATCCATAAcaactaaagatttttttttacagaaacaaacCATAGCCTGTTACTATTATGTCATGTTAATGCATATAATCTAAACACCCAACAATCCTCTGCACATGAACAAAATACAACTTGAGAAATGAGGACAAACAACTTAAAGacctacatttttaataataatttgcaaatGTCACTTGGGAAATAAGATTAATTGACTTATTACGTGTGATGTTCAACTAATTGCCTTTGTGATATACAGGCTGGCCCAAGCAGGCAACcactgtaatataaaaattgtaaaaaaaaaaaaaaaaaaaaaaattaataataataataataataataataaaataaataaataattaaaaagatacATCATAGCAGGTTCTACTGAAACTTCTTCTGTTTCAGTTTTTAAACCATCTTGGGTATTTTTGACCTTTTGGGCTACCCATGTGTTTGATTTCACGGTTGCATTCAGGGTTAAATGAAACTGCTTTGTTGGAATGTCAGATAAGTTAATTGCCCCTATCTAACAAAGACCATGTTCTACATTTGACAAGTGTTTAACACCTGAGAAGACAATGTATATGACATTTTCaatcatattttaattatatatgattatatatgCTTATTAATATCAGTTGCACTTCCTGTAAAGTTCCTTTGAAATGTTAAAGGGATGTTATATTCACATAAATGTTCAAGTGTTAAAGTAATATTGAATATTAGCATGCATATAACATGGAAAGCTATTCTGTCCATTGTCTACTCAGGAATTAATTTAAAGAGTAAGGAACATTTTTAGTCATCACCAAGGCAGCAGTCCTAACAAATTAAACCGacagattgtgtttttttttactgtttgaaAATTTATGTTAAATCTTCTTTGttcgtgcatgtgtgtgtgtgtgtgtgcgtgtgcgtgcgtgtgtgtgtgtgtgtgttttacattttttaaaacccatTTCTAAATCAGTCCAGATGCAGGTTCTTTTAGACCCTAGTATGTGTTGATGCAAAGGATTAGAAAGAATTGAAACAGTGCAAACAGCAAaatgaaaggaagaaaagagaaaaataaacaaataaaataaagtgtttttgtaGCATTGTAGGACAATCGACATTGTTTGGGAGAGGATTATCTCTTTATTGTGGGTTGCAACTCTAGCTTTATTCTCCATTACGATTAGTACAGTGTAGAGATGTGCttgatttattcatcatttttacTATTAATGTTATTCAGTCACTATGATCATGCCAAGAAACCATCATGGACTGAGGTGGTGTGAATGTGTGCGCGTGGGGTGTTGATACAGTAGCCATATGAGCACTCCTCTCCCTGGGGAGGACTAAtcctctctctcgcgctctctcctTCATCTGTTCTTCCTTAAACGGCACATGGCACTGACTAGTATGTTTAATACCAGGAGACATATCTGGGAGTTTAAAAAGTCCCATTAAGTTTTCTAACTGTGTATTTTTTCATACCAGCTGGACATTCAAATGTGTTTTGTGTATGTGGTTATTTGTAAGCTGATGTGTCAGGTCATGAGTAGGGGTTATGTGTGCATCCAAAGGTCTATGATCCTAGGCTGATGAACTCCCATACATGACCGATCAATGAGTTTAATGAACGCTTCAGAGCCACAAAGACAGATGGagaagagaaataaagacagagagagagataaagcaAAGTATAAAAGAGAgggagatagaaagagagaaggagctGGGTATTGAGAGTGTTTGAGCAGTTAAAGAAAGAGGGGATAATCCTGTAAGAGCAGTGAACTCTTGGATATTCATGACTGGCCGAGTGTGGACACTCTATGAAAAGAGGACATGGGCCTGGTCACAACACAACATCAAAGAGCAGCATGGGAGCTCCAcaggccagtgtgtgtgtgtgtgtgtgtatgtgtgtgtgttacaagaCCTTTGTTGGTGGTTGTCTGGCTTAAACCATTCAGAGTAGAAATGATCTGatgagtgtttatttcttttcgaGGATGCTGtgatatgagtgtgtgtatgaaaaagagataaagaaagaaCAAGTCAGATTATTTACGTTTGCTCAGAAATCTGAGCTTTTTCAAGCATATGCTTCAGTCTAACCCTGAGGGAACACACACGCTAACCTTTTACAACCTCAAATTATATTAGTGCTAACTTTCTGTGCTCATCTTCCCAAAGTAACTGTTTCACTTCCTTATAAGTACAATATGAATGAAAAACAGAGTTTGAATAATTTCAAGTTGATATAAATTGATGAACTATATATTTAATGCTTTGCTTTTAATTAATGTTGAGTAACaacacatgaataaataatagttTAGAAAATTCAGTTATATAAGGACACACAAAAACAGTAAGAAGTTATCTGCCATAATGTTTGATTGTTTAATTCATCAAAATTATCAGTCTGCTTGTTTGCATACAGTAATAATTATAGTCCTTTTTAGGTTTTACATATTGATGTGATGTCTGTCTATATTAttacaatactgtacataaatttcGTAAATATCCTTAAATCCTTTTAATGAGtgtaacataaacataaaattaacataGTTTTAACACTTTTAACCATTATTTCTGTTCAACATACATATTTTACTTAAGTGGAAATTctgactttaatttaaatatgttgataTTTTAATTGAGACACCTATAACATTTGTTATCTGAATCATTTCTGAACTGACTGTACATAACGTTGTAGCTTCATAAGATTTGTCTTGATGATTCATATGTTGAAATAATTTTTGGTAATTGAAGCTTATTATCACTGTATTAAAATGGCTGAATACTGTAagcagtttgtttttgttttacttattCACATTATTTACCACAAACAAATTTAGTTGCCTGAGATTAAACATCAGAGCTATCAGAGATGTTTGATCTAGCTGGCATTTCTCTTCTAGCAAAGTTAGATAAATCTTTAGGTAAAATGCATACAAGGtaactataaattatatttagctTCATTAACCTGATGATTTTCTGGTGATTACACAGAGATAAAAGAGCAACCGCAAAATAGAGCCTATGCAAATAATTAGATATGTATAACgcatttgtaaaaataataatagactgacagataataataataatggattaACTTTTAATTGGCGggatggtggtgtagtggttagtactgccCCTTTCAGGGTCCGGGgtcaattcccatctctgtgtgcttACCCGGAAACccggtacttcggtttcctcccacatttcaaagacatgtaggttaggttaatagGCGTTCCcgaattgtctgtagtgtgcgaatgagtgtgtgggtgtgtgtatgtgtgtgtgccctgagatggattggcaccctgtccagggtgtaccccgccttgtgccctaagtctcctgggaaaggctgccctaagtggtatagacgatgagtgagtaagtgagttattcttcattgttattataaaataagcagttATAAGAACAATAAGTAGCCCGGTTTCAacaatttataatgttttttgtgaTTAGTTGTAAAAGAACACTTATACAGGTCTCTAAGTACAATTACACAGGTCTTTAAGtacaattggtaaaaaaaataaattaattaaaaagtaaaaacaaatgctgtctttttatgttttgctgtaaGGGCTTTTTCATAGACCCAACATTGTAAATCATGTCACTTCACGTTTCCAtaatttatctttatttcttttcatttatccAAATTAGTGTCAGTAAACTTGTGACTCATCACACCATGCTGTCATCTCCATCCACCTAGCTAACAGAGTTCAAGGCACTGATTTTTGTGATTTGATGAGTACACAGTTGTAACTGAGATAGACATACGGGGGAAAAAATataagcaaacaaaacaaagtgtGCCGAATCACTTTCTCTCATTTAACTCTCCACCTATTTACTCATGACCTTGAATGTTGGCATATTGTGTTTccgtttttttccttttcttgttgaattgcctttttaaaatgtgcattCCTTTGCCAGTGTGTTCTCTGTTCACGTGTCTATGCTTTCTTTCCATCCATTTCTTATTGCTTGTCCGTTGATCTGTAGACCAGCCCTTCTCATCCATCATATCTTTCACTCTTCTTTTACCTCAATAACCTTTCCTTTTGCCCCTTTGCATAAAGTGTGGGGGTAAACTGTGATTCATGCAcacaggcagacacacacaaatgcaaacGAGGAACTTTATTAGACTATATGGGTTTGACTAGGGCCCTGGGTGGTTGTTAAAGATATCAGTGTCAGGCAAAGATTCATCACTGTCGGACGTAGGCAGAAAAAGCAGTCTGCCTGGGAATAACTTCTTGATCTCTCCATATGGATGGTCTAAAGCAGATTATAATACCAAATGCAATATATGTTTTCATCTGCActtaagaaaaatattaatcattaaAGCAGTGCAAGGACTTATCTTACAAACTCTGTCCACCAGTGGTGTTGCTCTGAAGTTCAGTTGTAAGATGCAAATGTTGCTTGAGTGAGAGCTCTCATTAGCGAAATATGACACGTCCTGCAGCTGTCACTGAGTTGTTAGTGACAGCTCTAATCAGTGTGTCCTCAGCACGCCATGACTAACTGTTAGTGTGTGACAGTGAGTTTTTGATTTGGGCTCTGCTGTGACGACTGTGCTTTGGTTATGGGGACAAAAGACCCATAGGTCATCCCTGCCTGGCTCCTTCTACATCTGAGTAGGCTCCAGCTCTGCCCAGGCCAACATTTCCCACAGCATGCTGGGAGGCACAATGCCCAGCCTTCAACCCATTGGTTACGCTCTATTAACAGCTTGTAAACTTCTCATAGCTATGGCTCTGAGCCTGAAGCCACATAGCAAACTGAATTTACATAGATCTGATGTTCTCCCCATCACTCACAGACTCTTTTCCCAAATCTCTACCCTTTCTCCCTCGATTGAAGGGTCTTTTTTATTGCTTTGTGTCTGAGTCAACTGTCTGACTTAGAGGCCCTATGGTGTGTCCCTGCACCTGTCTCCCTATAGAGCTGGAAATGAGAGAACATAGTTGTTGACATCTGTTAACTTCTCATTAGAACTTTGCTTTATGCAGGTTATCTGGTGCACAGGACAGCTCGGTACAGCACACCGTGTGGCCACAAGCTGGCGAGGGCCCAGCAGCCGGCGGGTGAGTGAGTGCAGccggcatttagcagacgctccaGAACGTCTGTGTCCTAGCTATGAATATGGAAACAGGCATTCTCTGTTTCCTAGTTGCTGATTTCAGTGTGTTATCTGTTTTGACCTTTCAAGTGGTAGAAAAGGGAGTTTGCATTAGCTGTCAAACTTCACAACCAGCGGAACTTCTGTGAAGCCgggtgtttgtttgttcgttcaTTTGCTTGTATAGCGTAATTAAGCTGACAGGCCTGGCAGCACAGCATTTTTGCAGGATTATGCAGTGCATCATTAGCCAAAACCCAGGTCCAGGTTTTTATAAGTTGGTATAAATCTGGCTGCTGGACTATATTACACTTAGAAACATTTACCTAGTGAATGCGGCCAgcatatgtaatttttttctgcaatgATCTTGTTTAAGTCAGCTTTAGACTTAGAGATGCTAAGGTAGTCTATAGAGCTGCTTTACAGATAACTGCATATAGACCCCACCTGGTCTGACCAGACAGAATAACTTGTGAACTTGTGATCTTTATATATAGATGATTTCAATCATGCACTGGCATGTCTCTTTCTTAGTGGAGTTTAATTAGACACAGCATTTGCACTTGTGTGTGGATCAATTGGAACTTGGAACAATTTGTGTAATTAATCAAATCAAACAAATTCTGAACAGTGAAGTGAaccaaaatatatacagtactgtgcagcaGTTTTAGGCAAGTGTAAAAATGCTGTAAAGTgagaatgctttaaaaaataaaagtagcctactagtttatttttaaaaaataaaaataattcttcATGTAATCACAGACAGAATCGATGACTTTGATATCAGGATACTTGTACTTCTATATGCTGAAGATTTTTCTTAATGACATTGGCTTTATGATTGGGGTTGTTTTTCTGCTGCAGAATAAACTTAGGTCCAACTCCTTGATGGCATTTcatgataaataaatactgcCTGTATTTCTTAGCATTGAGGACACCATTAATCCTGACCAAATCTCCAACTTCAACTTTAATTCATCAGTCCAGAGCACCTGCTTCCATTTTTCTGCATAACAGTTCATATGTTCTTGTACATAGTTGAGTAGCTTTGCCTTGTTTTCACATTGCA
The DNA window shown above is from Clarias gariepinus isolate MV-2021 ecotype Netherlands chromosome 5, CGAR_prim_01v2, whole genome shotgun sequence and carries:
- the olig2 gene encoding oligodendrocyte transcription factor 2, with the translated sequence MDSDTSRVSSRPSSPEGDDLFISAVKKSAGFSGAVSSTQSDSPPEMSADMRGLSSGDESALALKMFSKKDRKLLSENELQSIRLKINSRERKRMHDLNIAMDGLREVMPYAHGPSVRKLSKIATLLLARNYILMLSNSLEEMKRLVSEIYGGGGGGGSGAHHATFHPSACGTLAHATAPLASHAAAAAAAGSHPVHHALLPPTVSSAAGSLSAPGLSAVASVRPHHGLLKAPSAGASPLTSGFQHWGASMPCPCSMCQVPAPHVPAMSSVSMPRLANDSK